One segment of Fuscovulum ytuae DNA contains the following:
- a CDS encoding GAF domain-containing protein, which produces MSDVFVALHQDCAALGARLFTITTHDLRAGLFRRAYTSHPQEYPTHGTKPLERDAWYDLCIRRAKPFVANSPDAFATVFFDHALITAMGLGSAANLPVIAPDGAVPGTVNLLAEAQHFTQDRLAAYSAILERYKAALLLDPGFILA; this is translated from the coding sequence ATGTCAGATGTTTTCGTCGCCCTGCACCAAGACTGCGCCGCACTTGGTGCACGGCTTTTCACGATCACAACCCATGACCTTCGTGCTGGCCTTTTTCGAAGGGCCTATACCTCACATCCGCAGGAATACCCGACGCATGGCACCAAACCGCTGGAACGGGACGCGTGGTACGACCTCTGCATCAGGCGCGCCAAGCCATTTGTCGCGAACTCGCCCGATGCCTTTGCCACAGTCTTCTTCGACCATGCACTCATCACCGCCATGGGGCTTGGCTCTGCCGCCAATCTGCCCGTGATCGCACCCGATGGCGCCGTTCCCGGCACGGTCAACCTTCTGGCCGAGGCGCAGCACTTTACACAAGATCGCTTGGCCGCCTACAGCGCGATACTTGAACGGTATAAGGCTGCCCTGCTTCTCGATCCCGGCTTCATCTTGGCTTAA
- a CDS encoding GMC family oxidoreductase — protein sequence MPWDYIIVGGGSAGSVLAARLSEDPTARVLLLEAGPRDWHPFYAIPAGFAKMTKGIGSWGWHTVPQRHMRGMQIRFTQAKVLGGGSTVNAQIYTRGHPLDYDEWRQAGCTGWGYEDVLPYFRKAEDNDTWDNRWHGKGGPLGVSKPAAPLPICEAYFAAAGQFGIPTNPDLTSETPEGVGYYQLTQRRVRRSSASKAYLGPVERDRPNLSVLTGTQVLRIVVEGGRAVGVELARHGVLLAEREVILSAGAIGSPRLLQLSGIGPADHLRSLGIPVVLDQPGVGANFHDHLDLFVIAECSGPYTYDRYAKPHWSAIAGLRYLLTRTGPVASSLFETGGFWWADPAARSPDIQLHLGLGSGIEAGVAAMPQGGVTLNSAFLRPRSRGTVRLASADPLAAPLIDPNYWEDPYDREMSIRGLKLAQEIMRQDALRPFIKAERLPGPEVRTDEDYFAYACTHAKTDHHPAGTCRMGSDPSAVVDPTLRFNGIDGLRVVDASIMPQVVSSNTNAATIMIAEKAADLIRGAA from the coding sequence ATGCCTTGGGACTACATCATCGTCGGCGGCGGTTCGGCCGGGTCAGTTCTGGCCGCGCGCCTGTCCGAAGACCCAACCGCACGCGTCCTCTTGCTTGAGGCAGGGCCGCGCGATTGGCATCCCTTCTACGCTATCCCGGCGGGTTTCGCGAAGATGACCAAGGGCATTGGGTCATGGGGTTGGCACACCGTTCCGCAACGCCACATGCGGGGAATGCAGATCCGCTTTACGCAGGCCAAGGTCCTGGGCGGTGGATCCACGGTGAATGCGCAGATTTACACCCGTGGCCATCCGCTGGACTATGACGAATGGCGGCAGGCGGGCTGCACGGGGTGGGGATACGAAGATGTGCTGCCCTATTTCCGCAAGGCCGAAGACAATGACACATGGGACAATCGCTGGCATGGCAAGGGCGGCCCGCTGGGGGTAAGCAAGCCCGCCGCGCCCTTGCCCATCTGCGAGGCTTATTTCGCCGCGGCAGGTCAATTTGGCATCCCGACCAACCCTGACCTGACCAGCGAAACGCCCGAAGGTGTGGGCTATTACCAACTGACACAGCGCAGGGTGCGGCGGTCGTCGGCGTCGAAGGCCTATCTCGGCCCCGTGGAACGGGACAGACCGAATCTTTCGGTTCTGACCGGAACGCAGGTGCTTCGTATCGTGGTCGAGGGCGGGCGCGCTGTTGGGGTGGAACTTGCGCGCCATGGCGTGCTGCTGGCAGAGCGCGAGGTGATCCTGTCTGCCGGCGCGATCGGTTCGCCGCGCCTGTTGCAACTGTCAGGGATCGGTCCGGCTGACCATTTGCGCAGCTTGGGCATTCCGGTCGTGCTGGATCAACCGGGGGTGGGGGCCAATTTCCATGATCATCTCGATCTTTTCGTGATCGCGGAATGCAGCGGGCCCTACACCTATGACCGATATGCCAAACCGCATTGGTCCGCCATCGCGGGGCTTCGCTATCTGCTGACGCGAACGGGTCCTGTAGCGTCAAGCCTGTTCGAAACGGGTGGCTTCTGGTGGGCCGATCCCGCCGCGCGATCACCCGATATCCAGCTTCACCTTGGCCTTGGATCAGGGATCGAGGCGGGCGTAGCGGCCATGCCGCAGGGGGGTGTGACACTGAACTCCGCCTTTTTGCGACCAAGATCGCGCGGCACGGTGCGGCTGGCCAGTGCCGACCCTCTGGCCGCACCCTTGATCGATCCGAATTACTGGGAAGACCCCTATGACCGCGAGATGTCGATCCGCGGCCTGAAACTCGCGCAAGAGATCATGCGGCAGGATGCCCTGCGTCCCTTCATAAAGGCTGAACGCCTGCCGGGGCCTGAGGTGCGGACGGACGAAGATTATTTCGCCTACGCCTGCACCCATGCCAAGACAGACCACCATCCTGCGGGGACCTGCCGCATGGGTTCCGATCCTTCGGCAGTCGTTGACCCGACGCTCCGGTTCAATGGGATTGATGGGTTGCGGGTGGTAGACGCTTCGATCATGCCGCAGGTCGTTTCGTCCAACACCAATGCCGCGACCATCATGATCGCGGAAAAGGCAGCCGATCTGATCCGGGGGGCCGCATGA
- the lptE gene encoding LPS assembly lipoprotein LptE yields MSLSDRRQFLFGLSLLPLAACGFTPAYGPEGGASALRGQVEVQTPQSKPDFDFASRIIARLGDTSNAAYSLGYVISASRESGGVTAANVTTRYTLLGSATWTLTEQPSGTRVAGGTVRAFTSWSATGTTVAGLAAEDDAYRRLSVMLADQVILRLLAKAPTLGQ; encoded by the coding sequence ATGTCGTTGTCTGACCGCCGTCAGTTTCTGTTTGGTCTTTCCCTGCTGCCGCTTGCGGCTTGCGGTTTCACACCGGCTTATGGCCCTGAGGGTGGCGCTAGCGCCCTGCGTGGGCAGGTGGAGGTGCAGACCCCGCAATCCAAACCGGATTTCGACTTCGCTAGCCGAATCATCGCGCGATTGGGGGATACGTCGAATGCGGCTTACAGCCTTGGCTATGTCATCTCGGCGTCGCGCGAATCCGGCGGGGTGACTGCGGCGAATGTCACGACGCGCTATACCCTTCTGGGCAGCGCCACATGGACCCTGACGGAACAGCCCAGCGGAACCCGTGTTGCGGGGGGCACGGTGCGCGCCTTCACCTCTTGGTCGGCAACGGGTACCACTGTGGCAGGCCTTGCCGCCGAAGATGATGCCTATCGTCGCCTTTCCGTCATGCTGGCAGATCAGGTGATCCTGCGTCTGCTCGCCAAGGCACCTACGCTCGGCCAATGA
- a CDS encoding LysR substrate-binding domain-containing protein, translated as MAFTLRQLQFFVAAAEAGSVSGAARGLSISQSSVTEAIRALEDDLGVILFDRQARGLLITHKGSAFLRHARQILADVATARTAFRDEAETATGRLSLGVTSLVAGYVLSDILSRFRRAFPQVELNVIEDNGDYLQHLLIGGELDVAVLLTSSVKDRMALQVETLLVSPYRLWLPLGHALAQQEAIALEELAGQPLIQLMVDEIEESTRRLTAALPVKPEVAFRTRSVEAVRSLVATGAGLAILPSLVYRPWSLEGDRIEIRDVSGDLPSVQVGLAWRRGAPLSPPALNFIRSAQSNVPNR; from the coding sequence ATGGCCTTTACGCTCCGCCAACTTCAGTTCTTCGTCGCCGCTGCAGAGGCAGGCAGCGTGTCCGGTGCGGCGCGGGGGCTTTCAATCTCGCAATCCTCGGTGACCGAAGCGATCCGCGCGCTTGAAGATGATCTGGGCGTCATCCTGTTTGATCGACAGGCGCGTGGGCTTCTTATCACTCATAAAGGATCGGCCTTTCTGCGCCATGCGCGCCAGATTCTTGCCGATGTCGCCACGGCTCGCACCGCCTTTCGGGATGAGGCGGAAACCGCCACGGGCCGCCTATCGCTTGGCGTCACCTCACTGGTTGCAGGTTATGTGCTGTCTGACATCCTGTCGCGCTTTCGACGCGCCTTCCCGCAAGTCGAATTGAACGTCATCGAGGATAATGGCGATTACCTCCAACACCTTCTGATCGGGGGGGAGTTGGACGTAGCCGTCCTGCTAACCTCTTCCGTCAAGGACCGCATGGCATTGCAGGTGGAAACGCTGCTGGTGTCTCCGTACCGCCTCTGGCTGCCCTTGGGCCATGCGCTCGCGCAGCAAGAAGCCATCGCGTTGGAGGAACTGGCGGGTCAGCCCCTGATCCAGTTGATGGTGGATGAGATCGAGGAGAGCACTCGCCGCCTGACCGCCGCATTGCCTGTGAAACCCGAGGTGGCGTTCCGCACCCGCAGCGTTGAGGCCGTCAGGTCACTTGTCGCGACCGGCGCAGGGCTCGCCATTCTGCCTAGCCTTGTCTATCGGCCCTGGTCCTTGGAAGGCGACCGGATCGAAATCAGGGATGTGTCCGGCGATCTTCCGTCCGTTCAGGTCGGCCTCGCCTGGCGACGGGGCGCACCTCTTTCTCCGCCCGCGCTGAACTTCATCAGGTCGGCCCAAAGCAACGTGCCGAACCGGTGA
- a CDS encoding Dabb family protein, whose translation MIRHIVLVRFRSDLGEEAIAAILAALGPLSTRLGFTAAWGRSESPEQIERGYLHGFVADFTSWDHLAAYQADAEHKAFGAALMQNAQGGMDGILVFDLAIQDPVSIT comes from the coding sequence ATGATCCGCCATATCGTCCTTGTCCGATTTCGCAGCGATCTTGGTGAAGAGGCGATTGCCGCCATCCTAGCCGCGCTGGGCCCGCTTTCTACCCGGCTCGGCTTCACCGCTGCTTGGGGGCGCAGCGAGAGTCCCGAACAGATCGAACGTGGCTATCTGCATGGTTTCGTGGCCGATTTTACCTCGTGGGACCATCTCGCCGCTTATCAGGCCGATGCAGAACACAAGGCCTTTGGCGCAGCTTTGATGCAGAATGCACAGGGCGGGATGGATGGCATTCTGGTCTTTGATCTTGCAATCCAAGACCCAGTTTCCATAACCTGA
- a CDS encoding ABC transporter ATP-binding protein gives MGFLDIRDVTKSYGNVEVLHRVDIAVEEGEFLVLVGPSGCGKSTLLNMIAGLEAITGGEIAIKGRVVNGVHPSKRNIAMVFQSYALYPNMTVGQNMTFGLEMHGVPKPERERALAEVAKLLQIDHLLDRKPGQLSGGQRQRVAMGRALVRDPDVFLFDEPLSNLDAKLRVDMRTEIKKLHQKLKTTIVYVTHDQIEAMTLSTRIAVMNKGYVQQLGTPKEIYDTPANLFVATFMGSPAMNIVPAKVVVQDGVPHASVTDADGTPRLLRFSQGNLAAWNGRDILLGIRPEAITDPEGADRKSGNIQPLANRVTVTEPAGSDTFVTMTLGGKDAIARMRADAAVSAGQVYEFAVNMEKAVAFDPATEGRIAP, from the coding sequence ATGGGCTTTCTTGACATCCGTGACGTCACCAAATCCTACGGTAACGTCGAAGTCCTGCACCGTGTCGACATTGCGGTTGAGGAGGGAGAGTTCCTTGTTCTTGTCGGCCCCTCAGGCTGTGGGAAGTCCACCCTTCTCAACATGATCGCAGGGCTAGAGGCGATCACCGGGGGTGAGATCGCCATCAAGGGGCGCGTGGTGAACGGCGTGCATCCGTCCAAGCGCAATATCGCGATGGTGTTCCAGTCCTACGCGCTTTACCCCAATATGACCGTGGGACAGAACATGACCTTCGGGCTGGAGATGCATGGTGTGCCAAAGCCAGAGCGGGAACGCGCGCTGGCCGAGGTGGCGAAGCTTTTGCAGATCGACCACCTGCTTGACCGTAAGCCGGGGCAATTGTCGGGCGGGCAGCGGCAGCGCGTCGCTATGGGGCGGGCGCTGGTGCGTGACCCAGATGTGTTTCTGTTCGATGAACCGCTTTCGAACCTTGACGCCAAGCTGCGCGTCGACATGCGGACCGAGATCAAGAAACTGCACCAGAAGCTCAAGACAACCATCGTCTATGTCACCCATGACCAGATCGAGGCGATGACCCTGTCCACCCGGATCGCGGTAATGAACAAGGGGTATGTGCAACAACTGGGCACGCCCAAGGAAATCTACGACACACCCGCGAACCTGTTCGTTGCGACCTTCATGGGCAGCCCTGCGATGAATATCGTACCTGCAAAGGTGGTGGTTCAGGATGGCGTGCCGCATGCCAGCGTGACGGATGCGGACGGCACGCCGCGCTTGCTGCGCTTTTCGCAAGGGAACCTTGCGGCATGGAACGGGCGCGACATCCTGCTGGGTATCCGGCCCGAGGCGATCACCGATCCCGAAGGGGCGGATCGCAAGTCCGGCAATATTCAGCCCCTTGCGAACCGTGTGACGGTGACGGAACCTGCGGGTTCCGACACGTTTGTGACGATGACCCTTGGCGGCAAGGATGCCATCGCCCGGATGCGTGCGGATGCCGCCGTGTCGGCCGGTCAGGTCTACGAGTTCGCGGTCAACATGGAAAAGGCGGTGGCCTTCGATCCGGCTACCGAAGGAAGGATCGCCCCCTGA
- the holA gene encoding DNA polymerase III subunit delta, producing MILKGAEAARYFARPDPGKPGLLIFGADPMRVALKRQDVIAALIGPEGEAEMRLTRIPAADLRKDGALLADAIKAQGFFLGPRVAFVEDATDSLTATLSAALSDWRAGDATIIVTAGGLTGKSALKMMFEKHPSAVCIGLYDDPPTREEIEDSLKKAGLTSIDREAMTDLSSLARTLDPGDFRQTLEKIALYKHGDPSPLTPAEIADLAPATVEAEVDDLITAVADRKVDAIGPLLRRLEAQGTQPVGLCIAAMRHFRTLHAAASEPGGAAAALGRMRGINFRVRDVMIRQAGQWSLRRLEDALALLVETDLTLRSASRAPAMAVMERALLKLALMRG from the coding sequence ATGATCCTAAAGGGCGCCGAAGCCGCGCGCTATTTCGCGCGCCCTGATCCCGGCAAGCCGGGGCTTTTGATCTTTGGCGCCGATCCCATGCGCGTGGCGCTAAAACGGCAGGATGTCATCGCCGCGCTGATCGGCCCGGAAGGCGAAGCAGAAATGCGCCTGACGCGCATTCCTGCCGCAGACCTCCGCAAGGACGGCGCGTTATTGGCCGATGCCATCAAGGCGCAGGGGTTTTTCCTCGGCCCGCGCGTGGCCTTTGTCGAGGATGCAACCGATAGCCTAACCGCGACGCTGTCCGCAGCTTTGTCCGATTGGCGCGCAGGCGATGCAACCATCATCGTCACGGCAGGCGGGTTAACCGGCAAGTCCGCCCTAAAGATGATGTTTGAAAAGCATCCTTCAGCCGTCTGCATTGGCCTTTACGACGATCCACCCACGCGCGAGGAAATCGAAGACTCGCTGAAGAAAGCCGGGCTTACCTCCATAGACCGCGAGGCGATGACGGACCTGTCATCGCTGGCCCGCACCCTCGACCCCGGCGATTTCCGACAGACCTTGGAAAAAATCGCACTTTACAAGCATGGCGACCCCTCGCCTCTGACCCCGGCCGAGATTGCCGATCTGGCCCCCGCCACGGTCGAGGCCGAGGTGGACGATCTGATAACCGCGGTCGCTGACCGCAAAGTGGACGCGATCGGCCCCCTTCTGCGGCGGCTCGAGGCGCAGGGAACCCAACCCGTCGGTCTTTGCATTGCCGCAATGCGCCATTTCCGCACGCTTCATGCGGCGGCAAGTGAACCGGGCGGGGCGGCGGCTGCGCTGGGCAGGATGCGCGGCATCAACTTTAGGGTCCGCGATGTGATGATCCGGCAAGCGGGGCAATGGTCGTTGCGACGCCTAGAAGATGCCCTCGCGCTTTTGGTAGAGACCGACCTCACGCTACGCTCTGCCTCACGCGCACCAGCAATGGCGGTGATGGAGCGTGCGCTTCTAAAGCTGGCGCTGATGCGGGGATAG
- a CDS encoding HPP family protein, which produces MTHPLRAFGPAMTAPPRREALRAAAGAGLGLLVCEVALWLLTPGAVPGQMLLIAPFGASAFLVFGLPNSPLAQPWSVMMGNSLAAGVAVAVASVLPDARLAAPVAVALAILVMALARAFHPPSGAVALATVVAAGDPGFPGLSFAALPVAAGSAVLVLGGILWNRATGRAYPFRQPQAAPTAAHRRGLAPKDLAALLDRLRMAPNIGVADLARVLDAAETEAARNHLGGLTAADVMTRDLVTVAPDTSLPMLATLFRQHGYKTLPVVDCDRYLGLVDQAALLGLTDPQQTALHLARPVPPLPPTADAAALMARLAEGGQQALPICDGPRLIGLVTRSDLIALLAARLRDS; this is translated from the coding sequence ATGACCCACCCCCTTCGCGCCTTCGGCCCCGCCATGACCGCCCCCCCAAGGCGCGAGGCATTACGGGCGGCAGCGGGTGCGGGCCTTGGCCTTCTGGTCTGTGAGGTGGCGCTGTGGCTGCTGACACCGGGGGCGGTGCCAGGGCAGATGCTGCTGATCGCGCCCTTCGGTGCCTCGGCATTTCTTGTCTTCGGGTTGCCAAACAGCCCGCTGGCTCAGCCATGGTCTGTCATGATGGGCAACAGCCTTGCGGCAGGTGTGGCGGTGGCAGTGGCGTCAGTCCTGCCGGACGCCCGCCTTGCCGCGCCTGTTGCGGTGGCTCTTGCGATCCTTGTCATGGCTTTGGCCCGCGCCTTTCATCCGCCATCAGGTGCGGTGGCTTTGGCGACAGTCGTGGCAGCGGGTGATCCCGGCTTTCCGGGCCTGTCCTTCGCGGCCCTGCCCGTGGCAGCGGGATCGGCGGTTCTTGTTCTGGGCGGAATTCTTTGGAACCGCGCGACGGGGCGCGCCTATCCATTCCGGCAACCGCAGGCAGCGCCGACCGCCGCCCACCGCCGAGGTCTTGCGCCCAAGGATCTTGCCGCGCTGCTGGATCGCCTGCGCATGGCCCCCAATATCGGCGTGGCCGATCTGGCCCGTGTCCTGGATGCCGCCGAAACAGAGGCTGCGCGCAATCATCTTGGCGGATTGACGGCTGCCGATGTCATGACGCGCGACCTTGTCACTGTGGCCCCTGACACTTCCCTGCCTATGCTGGCCACTCTTTTCCGCCAGCACGGCTATAAGACCCTGCCCGTGGTCGACTGCGACCGCTACCTTGGGCTGGTGGATCAGGCGGCGCTTCTTGGTCTGACCGACCCGCAGCAGACGGCCCTGCACCTGGCCCGCCCGGTGCCGCCCTTGCCTCCAACTGCTGATGCTGCCGCCTTAATGGCTCGTCTTGCCGAAGGAGGCCAGCAGGCACTGCCCATCTGCGATGGCCCCCGCCTGATCGGCCTTGTCACAAGATCCGATCTGATCGCCCTTCTGGCCGCCCGCCTGCGCGACAGCTAG
- a CDS encoding GMC oxidoreductase produces the protein MDADIIIVGSGMGGATLAAALAPTGKRILILERGERLVDSPEARDPTAIFQRGHFRPKETWLDAEGRPFNPGNYAFVGGNTKFYGAVLLRYRAEDFRPLRHIGGVTPGWPIGYDTMEPFYTQAEHLYRVRGDATGDPTEPLHSAPYPFPPVPDEPDIAELRRAFSAQGLHPTALPLGVDIDRWLARAPTTWDAFPDSTGAKSDAESCGLAAALKHPNVTLMTGTVVRRFLAEGRRVTALEVEGPQGKATLRAPLICLCAGAVMTAALLLASANEDHPTGLANRSDQVGRNFMNHNLTAMIAFNPLRRNRSVYEKTIQFNDWYLTGGPEGEPLGNVQMLGRVTGPILAGESGLPFWLSNLLADRSIHIMAMSEDLPDPNSRVMWKGGQIVLDWRKTNVAAHDLLVALLKRAMRRAGWPIVLSKGFPKSKPSHQCGTARMGDDPTASVVNADLKAHDLENLYIADASVLPTSAAVNPSLTVAALALRLGRHLANRAA, from the coding sequence ATGGATGCAGATATCATCATCGTCGGTTCCGGCATGGGGGGTGCGACACTGGCAGCTGCCCTCGCCCCGACGGGGAAGCGTATCCTGATTCTTGAACGCGGCGAAAGGCTGGTCGACAGCCCAGAAGCCCGCGATCCAACGGCGATCTTCCAGCGCGGGCATTTCCGGCCCAAGGAAACATGGCTTGATGCCGAAGGCCGCCCTTTCAACCCTGGTAATTATGCTTTTGTCGGCGGCAATACAAAGTTTTACGGGGCCGTCCTGCTGCGCTATCGGGCTGAAGATTTCCGACCCCTGCGCCATATCGGCGGGGTCACGCCTGGATGGCCCATTGGTTACGACACGATGGAACCCTTTTACACGCAGGCCGAACATTTGTATCGCGTGCGCGGCGATGCGACAGGCGATCCGACCGAGCCGCTGCATTCCGCGCCTTATCCTTTTCCGCCCGTTCCCGATGAACCGGATATCGCAGAACTGCGGCGTGCCTTTTCTGCGCAGGGCTTGCATCCAACCGCGCTGCCGCTTGGCGTTGATATCGACCGCTGGCTTGCCCGCGCGCCTACCACATGGGACGCTTTTCCTGACAGCACGGGCGCAAAGTCGGATGCCGAAAGCTGCGGTTTGGCCGCAGCATTGAAGCATCCCAATGTCACGCTGATGACCGGGACGGTGGTGCGCCGTTTTCTGGCGGAGGGCCGACGCGTGACGGCGCTGGAGGTCGAGGGGCCGCAGGGCAAAGCCACTTTACGTGCGCCCCTCATCTGCCTTTGCGCAGGGGCGGTGATGACGGCGGCGCTGCTGCTTGCCTCGGCCAATGAAGACCATCCGACGGGCCTTGCCAATCGATCCGATCAGGTGGGCCGGAATTTCATGAACCACAATCTGACGGCGATGATCGCCTTCAACCCGCTGCGGCGGAACCGTTCGGTCTATGAAAAGACCATCCAGTTCAACGACTGGTATCTGACAGGCGGCCCAGAGGGCGAACCCTTGGGCAATGTCCAGATGCTGGGGCGGGTGACAGGGCCGATCCTTGCCGGGGAAAGCGGCTTGCCTTTTTGGCTTTCCAACCTTCTGGCGGATCGGTCGATCCATATCATGGCTATGTCCGAAGATCTGCCCGATCCCAACAGCCGCGTGATGTGGAAGGGTGGGCAGATCGTGCTGGACTGGCGCAAGACGAATGTCGCGGCGCATGATCTTCTTGTGGCGCTCTTGAAGCGGGCGATGCGCCGCGCGGGTTGGCCGATTGTCCTGTCCAAGGGATTCCCGAAATCGAAACCCAGCCATCAATGTGGCACGGCCCGCATGGGGGATGATCCTACCGCATCGGTCGTGAATGCCGATCTGAAGGCGCATGACCTTGAAAACCTTTATATCGCCGATGCCTCGGTCCTGCCGACCTCGGCGGCGGTCAATCCGTCCCTGACCGTAGCCGCGCTAGCGCTGCGGCTGGGGCGGCATCTGGCCAACCGCGCCGCCTGA
- a CDS encoding helix-turn-helix transcriptional regulator: MEYARMDRPLDLLIADDHMIAATAIKRLVNDALPDLHVELCPKPEQLRSLLLDRQPKVVVLSYGTPDLYLDVLGHTARLMNERPRVVLFGTGRIEVDWTSDLISASLPRNCGLAQLVETLRTLLEPAEEFVPIPMYLGSVEGIHEKALQLSPVQLAIGRLVAQGLSQKMIAERMRLGEGSVRSYITKAVRDLRLKDRHEFAAWTTAFFLVTARHKGRTN; the protein is encoded by the coding sequence ATGGAATACGCACGAATGGACCGCCCTTTGGATCTGCTGATCGCCGATGACCACATGATCGCGGCCACCGCGATAAAGCGGCTTGTGAATGATGCGCTTCCAGACCTTCACGTGGAACTTTGCCCCAAGCCCGAGCAGTTGCGTTCCCTTCTATTGGATCGTCAGCCCAAGGTCGTCGTTCTGAGCTATGGGACCCCCGATCTTTACCTTGACGTGCTTGGCCACACGGCGCGCCTTATGAACGAACGGCCGCGCGTCGTTTTGTTCGGAACCGGCCGGATTGAAGTCGATTGGACCAGCGATCTGATCTCGGCATCGTTGCCGCGCAACTGCGGGCTGGCCCAACTGGTTGAGACGCTGCGGACACTACTGGAACCGGCGGAGGAATTCGTTCCGATCCCCATGTATCTCGGGTCTGTGGAAGGCATCCACGAAAAGGCACTACAGCTTTCGCCGGTTCAACTGGCCATCGGGCGGCTTGTGGCGCAGGGGTTGTCGCAGAAGATGATTGCCGAACGGATGCGTCTGGGCGAAGGCAGCGTACGATCCTATATCACAAAGGCAGTCAGGGATCTGCGCCTAAAAGATCGGCACGAATTCGCGGCGTGGACCACGGCCTTCTTCCTGGTTACTGCTCGCCATAAGGGTAGAACGAACTGA
- a CDS encoding LacI family DNA-binding transcriptional regulator, producing the protein MTRPTIIDVAKAAGVSKSTVSLVLQNSPSVSAKTREDVRKAMQELGYVYNRAAANLRSSQVGLVGLVINDLKNPFFAEFATAVQMAISDAGYATVVANTDENPALQARTIAAMIEHGVSGLIISPAYGDEEATFGQLTRAGVPALQVLRKVSPRTDLFPFAAPDYAAGGRLAAQHLIATGARRIAFVGGIEDRSVTAERLSGYLQVLAEHGQQPKILHGRPTRAFGRECADRLISDPDCDAAVCFNDLVALGVISGFASRGHLVGRDFRLVGFDDIEEAAQSYPPLSSVHCGISGFGQQMAATLMSWLNEGARPVAETRTPVDLVIRASSLVG; encoded by the coding sequence ATGACAAGGCCAACCATCATCGATGTAGCGAAGGCGGCCGGTGTTTCCAAATCGACGGTCAGCCTTGTTCTTCAAAACAGCCCCTCGGTGAGCGCCAAGACGCGCGAAGATGTGCGCAAGGCGATGCAGGAACTGGGCTATGTCTACAACCGCGCGGCGGCGAACCTACGGTCGTCGCAGGTTGGTCTGGTCGGGTTGGTGATCAACGATCTGAAGAACCCCTTCTTCGCGGAATTCGCGACTGCGGTGCAGATGGCGATATCGGATGCAGGCTATGCGACGGTCGTTGCCAATACGGATGAAAACCCCGCCCTTCAGGCACGCACCATTGCGGCGATGATCGAACATGGCGTGTCCGGCCTGATCATCTCACCCGCCTATGGCGATGAAGAGGCGACCTTCGGGCAACTTACCCGCGCTGGTGTTCCCGCACTTCAAGTCTTGCGCAAAGTCAGCCCACGAACGGACCTTTTTCCCTTCGCTGCGCCGGATTATGCGGCGGGTGGGCGGCTGGCGGCGCAGCATCTGATTGCAACCGGCGCGCGGCGCATTGCCTTTGTCGGCGGGATTGAGGATCGGTCCGTCACGGCAGAGCGTCTTTCAGGCTATTTGCAAGTTCTGGCCGAACATGGACAGCAGCCGAAGATCCTTCATGGCCGTCCGACGCGCGCCTTCGGGCGCGAATGCGCAGACAGGTTGATCAGTGATCCCGATTGCGATGCCGCCGTCTGTTTCAATGATTTAGTGGCTTTGGGCGTCATTTCCGGCTTTGCCAGCCGTGGCCATCTGGTTGGGCGTGACTTCCGTCTGGTGGGGTTTGACGATATCGAGGAGGCCGCGCAAAGCTATCCGCCCCTCTCTTCGGTGCATTGCGGGATTTCCGGTTTTGGCCAGCAGATGGCAGCGACCTTGATGTCTTGGCTGAATGAAGGCGCGCGCCCCGTGGCCGAAACGCGGACGCCCGTCGATCTGGTCATCCGCGCCTCGTCTCTGGTCGGTTGA